From the Cydia pomonella isolate Wapato2018A chromosome 11, ilCydPomo1, whole genome shotgun sequence genome, one window contains:
- the LOC133522709 gene encoding uncharacterized protein LOC133522709 yields MDWTTENIIEFLELLQTEPSIWNHRARTHRNRTLVSEAWNRIQNNFSLSCPVEELKRKRNSLLTQYRDILRRIKESQRKASEGDGHEIYKPSWFAFDVMNSYLSHLYESPVTVKPEELASYDEDPLSNDSDTYNEFDKSHIHIGVERINPNKRSVAWEPRILHTRRLSHDSTPSEQDYCITKKQRAMHELRVPAQDREFPNVNERHREQDNVRECDLYGQLLAEKLKPLEQDDRLQLMNEIDNLVFNYLMRIRKRKASQNNLSGDQPMHLPGPSSKMPTLNLVNNLSNE; encoded by the exons ATGGATTGGACGACTGAAAACATCATAGAATTCCTCGAGCTACTACAGACCGAACCCTCTATATGGAACCACAGGGCAAGGACTCATAGAAATAGAACACTAGTGAGTGAAGCATGGAATCGAATTCAAAATAACTTCTCTTTGTCGTGTCCGGTGGAAGAATTGAAGAGAAAAAGGAACAGTCTGTTAACGCAGTACAGAGACATTTTGAGGAGAATCAAGGAATCGCAGCGGAAAGCGTCCGAGGGCGACGGACACGAGATATATAAGCCATCTTGGTTTGCTTTTGATGTCATGAACAGTTATTTAAGCCATTTGTACGAAAGTCCTGTCACCGTAAAACCAGAG GAATTGGCATCATATGACGAAGATCCGCTGTCAAATGATTCTGACACATACAACGAATTCGATAAATCACACATTCACATAGGTGTAGAGAGAATAAACCCAAACAAACGGTCTGTGGCATGGGAGCCAAGAATTTTGCATACTCGCCGTTTGTCCCATGATTCTACCCCTAGCGAGCAGGATTATTGCATTACTAAGAAACAAAGAGCAATGCACGAATTAAGAGTCCCTGCTCAAGACCGGGAGTTTCCCAATGTCAACGAGAGACATCGTGAACAAGACAACGTAAGAGAATGTGACTTATACGGTCAACTATTAGCCGAGAAGTTGAAACCACTGGAGCAAGATGATAGACTGCAGTTGATGAATGAGATTGATAACCTTGTTTTCAACTACTTGATGAGAATAAGGAAACGGAAAGCGTCTCAAAATAATTTGTCAGGTGACCAACCCATGCATTTGCCTGGACCGTCTAGTAAGATGCCTACCCTGAATTTAGTAAACAATCTTTCAAACGAGTGA